The Rhizobium rhizogenes sequence GCTGCGCGCCAGCTGCGAGATCATCCAGGCTGCCGTGCGCCCGACCTTCATATTGTTGGCGCCGAGATAGGCTTCTCGCACGCCCTGAGCAAAATCGGACAGCAGCGAAAAAGTGGGAATGCCCTTGGCCTTCAGCGCCTCGACAGCGGCCGTGACATCGTGATGGTCCGGCCCCGTGGCGGCAACCGCCTGCACACGGCCCTTCATGCCGGTCAGCAGCGCCGCAAGTTCTCCCGGCTCGCCGGACTGCGCGAATTCGATGCGCAGGTTGAGGTGGCGATCGCGGATGTTGCGCGCCGCAAGCTCCAGCTCATCGGCGAAGGTCTGGTAAAAGGCGTGCCGTTCCTTGCGCAATATGATGCCGAGACTGTAGGACGGCATATCGGCCAGCATGCGCTGGCGAATGATGTTGGTGGCGTGGAAACCGATCTTCTCCGCCGCCTCGAACACCCGCCGCGCGGTCTCCTCCCGCACCGGCAGGCGACCGTTCAGCACCCGGTCGACGGTGGCGACGCTGACGCCGGCGGCTTTTGCGACATCGGTGATGGTTGGACGCTTCATGCTGGCTCCCGCAGGCGGAAAGATTTCCGTCATATCTCGCAAAACATGTCACGGATGATGATGGAATCCAATATGGCGAAGGGATATGGCTGGGAGCGTCATGGGAAAAATTCCGACCCGCCGCCGCTTGAACAGTTCCAGCTTTGCCAGTCCATCACGACTGCCACTGCGACTAGTCCACCACGCCTCCTCCCTCATCCCTGTGCTTGTCACAGGGATCCAGCCAGCCCAAGTCCTTGGGCTGAAGGAGTTTCTCCGCCGCGCAGACCGCGTCGGCTGGATTCCTGTGACAAGCACAGAAATGAGGGGAATGGGTGGGCTGGGTGGTATGGGCCAACGCAAGCAAATCGTCGGCCAGCGGCCTGAACGGCCCAACCATCGTCATGAAACCGCGGCAGCGACATTCATACCCATTTAAATGAGCATTCGCACCGTTTCACATCAGCATTCGCACCGTATCATAACGGCACTCGCCTGATCCCTATACGGAAGCCGCTTGTCCCGTCAGACCCGCTCCAGTGCCACGGCAATACCCTGCCCGACGCCGATGCACATGGTGGCGAGCGCAAGCCGCTTGCCGGTCAGCGAGAGTTCGAGCGCCGCCGTGCCGGCAATGCGCGCACCGGACATGCCGAGCGGATGGCCGAGTGCAATTGCGCCGCCGTTTGCGTTGACCCGCGCATCGTCATCGGCAATGCCGAGCTGGCGAAGGGTCGCGAGGCCCTGGCTGGCAAAGGCCTCGTTCAGCTCGATCACGTCAAGCTGTTCCTGCTTCAACCCGAGCCGCGCCAAGAGCTTGGCCGAGGCCGGAGCCGGGCCGATGCCCATGACGCGCGGCGGCACGCCCGCGGCGGCACCGCCGAGAATGCGGGCAATCGGCGTCAGACCGTATTTCTTCGCCGCTTCCGCCGAGGCTATGATGAGCGCGGCGGCACCGTCATTGACACCGGACGCATTGCCCGCCGTCACCGTCGCGCCATCGCGCCTGTTCACCGGCTTCAGCTTTGCCAGTGCTTCGAGACTGGTCGCACGCGGATGTTCGTCTCTGGAGACGACAAGCGGATCGCCCTTGCGCTGCGGGATCGTCACCGAGACGATTTCCTTGTCGAGACGGCCATTGGCCTGCGCATCCGCCGCCTTCTGCTGGCTGCGAACGGCGAAAGCGTCCTGATCCTCGCGGGAAACCTGATAATCAATCGCGACGTTATCACCGGTTTCCGGCATGGAATCGACGCCATATTGCGCCTTCATCAGCGGGTTGACGAAACGCCAGCCGATGGTGGTGTCATAGATTTCGGCATTGCGCGAAAAGGCGCTCTCCGCCTTCGGCAGAACGAAGGGCGCGCGGCTCATGCTTTCCACGCCGCCGGCGATCATCAGTTCCGCCTCGCCCGATTTGACGGCACGGGCGGCCGCAATGACGGCATCCATGCCCGAGCCGCAAAGCCGGTTGATCGTCGTTCCGGTCACGGAAACCGGCAGGCCGGCGAGCAGCAGCGACATGCGCGCCACATTGCGGTTATCCTCGCCCGCCTGGTTGGCGCAGCCGAAGATCACATCCTCGATGGCCTCCCAATCGACGGAGGCATTGCGTTCCATCAGCGCCTTCAGCGGCACCGCGCCGAGATCGTCAGCGCGAACCGAGGAGAGCGCGCCGCCGAAGCGGCCGATGGGCGTGCGGATATAATCGCAGATATAGGCTTCGGTCATCGGTCTTTCCTTAGAGCGTTTCAAGTCAAAAGCGGTAACGCTTTTACGTCCGGACAACGCGTAAAATCAAAGAGATAGATCGGTTTGGCGATTCGAAGAAAAACCAAAACGATCTGGAGTTCTGGCCTTAAAGTTCCGGCGCGACGAGATCGGTTACCTCGCCATCCACACTGAGCGGCGCACCGGTCATGGCCTGCAACTCCTCAAACGTCATCGCCGGCAGCTTCTCGCGCAGCACGAAACGGCCATCCACCACGTCGATGACAGCGTGGCTGGTATAGATGCGGGTGATGCAGCCAACGCCGGTCAACGGAAAGCTGCATTTTTCCACCAGCTTCGGTTCGCCCTTCTTGGTCACATGTTCGGTGATGACGAAGACCTGCTTGGCGCCATGCACCAGATCCATGGCGCCACCCACTGCCGGCACGCCCTTGGAGCCGACGCGCCAATTGGCGAGATCGCCATTCTGCGCCACCTGATAGGCCCCGAGGATCGCCACATCCAGATGCCCGCCGCGCACCATGGCGAAGCTGTCGGCATGGTGGAAAAAGGCGGCACCGGGTTTCAGCGTCACGGCCTTCTTGCCGGCATTGATGAGGTTCCAGTCCTCTTCGCCTTCCGGCGGCGCTTCGCCAAAATTGAGAATACCGTTTTCGGTATGGAAAATCGCCTGTCGACCGGGCGGCTGGTAACGCGCCACCATTTCAGGAAAGCCGATGCCAAGGTTGACGTAAGCACCGTCTTCGATGTCCTGCGCCGCGCGCCATGCGATCTGGGCGTTGGAAAGCTTGATGTCTTCGCGGGTGTCGATGGTCTGGGTCATGCGTAGGCTACTCCCGCACGAATGAGGACTTCTTCCTGTTGCGGATCGGGAATTTCCACGACGCCGTTCACGAAAATGCCGGGCGTCACGACATGCTCCGGGTCGATCTCGCCGGCGGCGACGATCTTCGTGACCTGCGCGATGGTGGTCTTCGCGGCCATGCACATCAGCGGGTTAAAATTGCGCCCCGCCTTGTTGTAGGTGAGGTTGCCATAGGTATCACCAAGCTCGGCCTTGACGATGGCGAAATCCGCCTTCAGCCAGCGTTCCTGAACGTAAGAGCGGCCGTCGAATTCCGCGATCACCCCGCCTTCAGCCAGTTCCGTGCCGAAGCCGGTCGGGGTGTAGAAGGCCGGAATACCGGCGCCACCAGCGCGGATGCGCTCGGCCAGCGTGCCCTGCGGCACCAGTTCCAGCTCGATTTCACCGGCCAGATAGCGGTCTGTAAAGGCGCGCGGATCGGAAGAGCGCGGGAAGGAGCAGATCATCTTCCTGACCATGCCGGCATCGATCATCGCGGCGATGCCGATGCGGCCGTTGCCGGCATTGTTGTTGATGACGGTCAGGTTCTTCGGTCCCCTGTCGATCAGCGCATGAATCAGCTCGATGGGCGCGCCGGAGCCGCCGAAACCGCCGATCATGATCGTCGCACCGTCACCGATGCCGGCAAGCGCCTCTTCCGCGCTCTTGATTGTCTTGTCCATTCTCAAAACCTCCATCCAGCCAGGCGGATGGAACCGGCAAGGCTGCTTGGCCATGAGGTAAGGCCGAAATTGCCTCGACGGCAAGGGTTTTGTGCGTTATATGATTTTTGTTCGTATATCGCACAAATGGAGCTTGGGCATGGCCGTCAGCGAAAGAGACATGATGGGCGGTCTCGCCAAGGGATTGCGGGTGATCGAAGCTTTCAGCGCCGAGCGGCCGCGCCTGTCCATCTCCGACGCCGCCGAGATCGCCGGGCTGGACCGCGCCACCACACGCCGCTGTCTGCTGACCCTTTCGGAGCTTGGTTATGCCGCCTATGACGGCAAGTTCTTCACCGTCACGCCGAAAGTGCTGCGGCTTGGCACCGGCTGCCTCGCCACCATGCCGCTGCCGAAGATCGTCCAGCCGCTCATCGACCGTCTCTCAGAGGAAATCGGCCAGAGCACCTCGGTTTCCATTCTGGACGAGACCGAAATCGTTTATGTCGCCCGCGCCGCGCAACAGCGGGTCATGTCCATTGCGCTGATGCCGGGGTCACGCCTGCCCGCCTATTGCACCTCCATGGGTCGCGTTCTGCTTTCCGCACAAACACCCGAGCGGCAGCGCGACATCCTCGGAGCTTCCCGGCTGGTTGCCCGCACGGAAAATACGATCACCGACATGCAAGCCCTGCTCACCGAAATCGAGGTGACCGGCCATCGCGGTTATGCGCTGATCGATCAGGAAGTGGAGATCGGCCTTCGCTCCATCGCCGTGCCGCTGAAAAGCGTGCGTGGCCAGACGGTTGCCGCGCTCAATGTCGGGCTTGCCGCTTCAGTCGCCTCAATGGAATATCTGGTGGAGCGTTATCTGCCGGCGCTTCTTTCCGTTCAGCAGGAACTGGCGCGAATGCTGGTCTGAGACTGAGACGGTGTCAGCCGCCCGCCCATATCACCCATTTTGCGCTGCTCCTCCAGCCGCCAGGCGCGCGGCGTCATGCCGGTTTCCCGCCTGAAGAAGCGGTTGAAATAAGCGGGATCGGCAAAACCAAGCCCTTCGGCGATCATCTGCACGCTGGAAACCGTGAAGACCAGTTCCTGCTGGGCGATCTCGATCTGACGCTTAGCGATCAGCCGCTGCAGGCTGAGGCCGGAAACCGAACGAACGAGCCGGTTAAGGTGGGTTTCGGAAAGCCCGAGTTTCCCTGCATAAAACCCGGCTTTTTGCGGCTCGCGGATATGGCGGGCGATCAGCGACAGCAACCGTTCGAAACGTTGCTCGGCAAGGCCCTCGCCGCTGGTTTCCAAAAGCGGTCGCGCCGCCCGTGAAAGAAGCGCAACCACGGTGGCGAGCTGGCCTTCGATCATCGCATCGCGACCGATCTCGCGCGCCTCATATTCCGCGGAAATCCGTTCAAAACCACTGCGTAGGCATTCTCCCTCAGCAAAATCCCGTAAGGGCAAAAGCACTGGCTGCTGGAAATTCCGCAGCAACAACGCCTGCACCGACGCTGGCAGCGCCCCCGGCAGCATGGTGACAATCACCCCGCCAATATCGCGTGAGAAGCGGAAGCCATGTTCGAAGCCCGGCGGCACGATGATGGCGACCGGCGGGCGGATAGGTTCGATGCGGCCATCCAGCAACGCATCACCCTCGCCGCCAAAAATGTACAAGATTTGCAGAAAGGCGGCATGACGGTGCAGGCCGATTTCAAAGCGGTGCAGGCTGCTTCGCGAAAAAAGCGTCTCGCAATGGAAGCGAAAATCGGTGCCTTGCAAGGCTTCCTCGCCATAAAGCCCTTCATTGGCAGTCGCCCGCATCTCACCCCACTCCTGCGCCTGATGGTCGGATTGTGCAATTTACGGACCGGAAAGTCCATTGAGCTTGTGACCCGCCTTGGTCAATTTCTTGACCGGAGACAAGTTCGGGAGGAAACAATGCGCACACAGGTCGTCATCATCGGCTCCGGCCCATCGGGGCTGCTGCTAGGCCAGCTTCTGGCGGGAGCCGGCGTCGAGACCGTCATTCTCGATCGGGTCAGCAAGGATTACATCCTCGGCCGTGTTCGCGCCGGCGTGCTGGAAGAAGGCACCGTGCAGCTGATGGAAAAGGTCGGTGCGGACAAGCGCCTGCGCCGCGAGGGCCTGCCGCATGACGGTTTTTCGCTGACCTTCGACGGCCGAGACCACCGTATCGATCTGTTCGATCTGACGGGCGGCAAACGCGTTATGGTCTATGGTCAGACCGAGGTGACGCATGATCTGATGGATGCGCGCGAGGCGGCGAACCTCGTCACCATCTACGACGCCGGAAATGTCGAGCCGCATGATTTCGACGGCGAAAGCCCCTATGTCACCTATCAGAAAGACGGCGTAACCCACAGAATCGATTGCGATTTTATCGCCGGCTGCGACGGTTTCCACGGCATCAGCCGCAAATCCGTGCCGCAAGGCGCGATCAAGGAATTCGAGAAGGTCTATCCCTTCGGCTGGCTCGGCATTCTCGCCGATGTGCCGCCGGTCAACCACGAACTCATCTATGCCAACCACCCGCGCGGTTTTGCCCTCTGTTCCATGCGCTCAAACACGCGCAGCCGCTATTACATCCAATGTTCGCTGGAGGACCGGCCGGAGGACTGGAGCGACGAGCGCTTCTGGGATGAAATCCGCCGCCGCCTGCCGGAAAACCATGCGGATGTGATGGTGACCGGCCCGTCCTTCGAAAAATCCATCGCGCCGCTCCGGTCCTTCGTCAGTGAACCGATGCGGTTTGGACGACTGTTTCTGGCCGGCGACGCCGCCCATATCGTGCCGCCGACCGGCGCCAAGGGCCTGAACCTTGCCGCCAGCGATGTGCATTATCTGAGCGAGGCGCTGGTCGAGTTTTATCGCGAAAAATCTGAAGCCGGCATCGATGCCTATTCGCAGAAGGCGCTTTCCCGCGTCTGGAAGGCCGTTCGTTTCTCGTGGTGGATGACGACGATGATGCATCGTTTTCCCGATACGGGAGATTTCGGCCAGCGCATCCAGGAAGCGGAACTGGATTACCTCGTGCAATCGCGCGCCGCCTCGACAGCGCTTGCGG is a genomic window containing:
- a CDS encoding LacI family DNA-binding transcriptional regulator, which produces MKRPTITDVAKAAGVSVATVDRVLNGRLPVREETARRVFEAAEKIGFHATNIIRQRMLADMPSYSLGIILRKERHAFYQTFADELELAARNIRDRHLNLRIEFAQSGEPGELAALLTGMKGRVQAVAATGPDHHDVTAAVEALKAKGIPTFSLLSDFAQGVREAYLGANNMKVGRTAAWMISQLARSRGKVLLLLGGHRFHGHSLRETGFRSYMREYAPEFEVMDALITLETRRLTYELVMDTIAKHRDLVGIYCIGGGMEGVIEALQQENRHENIVCLVNELTPESRQALLERRISGVFQTPLRELCADLLATMVHTIEHGMAETPGQRFVPAHLWVPESL
- the pcaF gene encoding 3-oxoadipyl-CoA thiolase, with the protein product MTEAYICDYIRTPIGRFGGALSSVRADDLGAVPLKALMERNASVDWEAIEDVIFGCANQAGEDNRNVARMSLLLAGLPVSVTGTTINRLCGSGMDAVIAAARAVKSGEAELMIAGGVESMSRAPFVLPKAESAFSRNAEIYDTTIGWRFVNPLMKAQYGVDSMPETGDNVAIDYQVSREDQDAFAVRSQQKAADAQANGRLDKEIVSVTIPQRKGDPLVVSRDEHPRATSLEALAKLKPVNRRDGATVTAGNASGVNDGAAALIIASAEAAKKYGLTPIARILGGAAAGVPPRVMGIGPAPASAKLLARLGLKQEQLDVIELNEAFASQGLATLRQLGIADDDARVNANGGAIALGHPLGMSGARIAGTAALELSLTGKRLALATMCIGVGQGIAVALERV
- a CDS encoding CoA transferase subunit B, whose protein sequence is MTQTIDTREDIKLSNAQIAWRAAQDIEDGAYVNLGIGFPEMVARYQPPGRQAIFHTENGILNFGEAPPEGEEDWNLINAGKKAVTLKPGAAFFHHADSFAMVRGGHLDVAILGAYQVAQNGDLANWRVGSKGVPAVGGAMDLVHGAKQVFVITEHVTKKGEPKLVEKCSFPLTGVGCITRIYTSHAVIDVVDGRFVLREKLPAMTFEELQAMTGAPLSVDGEVTDLVAPEL
- a CDS encoding 3-oxoacid CoA-transferase subunit A, translating into MDKTIKSAEEALAGIGDGATIMIGGFGGSGAPIELIHALIDRGPKNLTVINNNAGNGRIGIAAMIDAGMVRKMICSFPRSSDPRAFTDRYLAGEIELELVPQGTLAERIRAGGAGIPAFYTPTGFGTELAEGGVIAEFDGRSYVQERWLKADFAIVKAELGDTYGNLTYNKAGRNFNPLMCMAAKTTIAQVTKIVAAGEIDPEHVVTPGIFVNGVVEIPDPQQEEVLIRAGVAYA
- a CDS encoding IclR family transcriptional regulator; protein product: MAVSERDMMGGLAKGLRVIEAFSAERPRLSISDAAEIAGLDRATTRRCLLTLSELGYAAYDGKFFTVTPKVLRLGTGCLATMPLPKIVQPLIDRLSEEIGQSTSVSILDETEIVYVARAAQQRVMSIALMPGSRLPAYCTSMGRVLLSAQTPERQRDILGASRLVARTENTITDMQALLTEIEVTGHRGYALIDQEVEIGLRSIAVPLKSVRGQTVAALNVGLAASVASMEYLVERYLPALLSVQQELARMLV
- a CDS encoding helix-turn-helix domain-containing protein; amino-acid sequence: MRATANEGLYGEEALQGTDFRFHCETLFSRSSLHRFEIGLHRHAAFLQILYIFGGEGDALLDGRIEPIRPPVAIIVPPGFEHGFRFSRDIGGVIVTMLPGALPASVQALLLRNFQQPVLLPLRDFAEGECLRSGFERISAEYEAREIGRDAMIEGQLATVVALLSRAARPLLETSGEGLAEQRFERLLSLIARHIREPQKAGFYAGKLGLSETHLNRLVRSVSGLSLQRLIAKRQIEIAQQELVFTVSSVQMIAEGLGFADPAYFNRFFRRETGMTPRAWRLEEQRKMGDMGGRLTPSQSQTSIRASSC
- the pobA gene encoding 4-hydroxybenzoate 3-monooxygenase; the encoded protein is MRTQVVIIGSGPSGLLLGQLLAGAGVETVILDRVSKDYILGRVRAGVLEEGTVQLMEKVGADKRLRREGLPHDGFSLTFDGRDHRIDLFDLTGGKRVMVYGQTEVTHDLMDAREAANLVTIYDAGNVEPHDFDGESPYVTYQKDGVTHRIDCDFIAGCDGFHGISRKSVPQGAIKEFEKVYPFGWLGILADVPPVNHELIYANHPRGFALCSMRSNTRSRYYIQCSLEDRPEDWSDERFWDEIRRRLPENHADVMVTGPSFEKSIAPLRSFVSEPMRFGRLFLAGDAAHIVPPTGAKGLNLAASDVHYLSEALVEFYREKSEAGIDAYSQKALSRVWKAVRFSWWMTTMMHRFPDTGDFGQRIQEAELDYLVQSRAASTALAENYVGLPY